The genomic window GCATAGCTAAAGAGCTTGGAGAAAAGAAAAGCCATATCATAAGAGATGCCCTTATGTATTATTTTGATTATCTGGATGTGAAGATTGCTGAGAAAAGATTAAAAGATATAGAAGAAGGAAGAAGTAAACTTATTCCCGCTGAGGAAGTCTGGAAAAAACTGGGTCTGGAGTGATTAATGTATAAGCTTGTTTTTGAAGAAGAAGCAGCTAAAGAATTCTCAAAACTTCCTAAAAATATCCAGCGGATTATTAGAGAAAAACTTATTATTCTTTCGAAAAATCCAGACTTAATTAAAAACAACATAAAAGTCTTAAAAGGAAAATACAAAGGCTTAAAAAGACTAAGAGTGGGCAAGTATAGAGTGATTTTTGA from Persephonella sp. includes these protein-coding regions:
- a CDS encoding DUF6290 family protein, with product MPAVRINISLDKEIADELESIAKELGEKKSHIIRDALMYYFDYLDVKIAEKRLKDIEEGRSKLIPAEEVWKKLGLE
- a CDS encoding type II toxin-antitoxin system RelE/ParE family toxin: MYKLVFEEEAAKEFSKLPKNIQRIIREKLIILSKNPDLIKNNIKVLKGKYKGLKRLRVGKYRVIFDQKDEGLILLKIRVASRREIY